In Oncorhynchus mykiss isolate Arlee chromosome 1, USDA_OmykA_1.1, whole genome shotgun sequence, the following proteins share a genomic window:
- the si:dkeyp-121d4.3 gene encoding uncharacterized protein si:dkeyp-121d4.3 isoform X3 yields MGRGGGRKRGKGNGPPFDMGPRVPDPFDMGPGWCGPPASFGPFHGGPGPHPNFMGDPMMHGPMPPDYHGYEPGYEPMGPGGPMDGCLNGPQMDGPGMPGLYDPMMCNGPRPMPPGIPPPGIPPLDMPPMVPPPVDNPVFPSPWQSEANPYAVPPSLWPVPTTASPPTETTVVPYVWGRCRDSEVLQLDPPQTDEQKTNDSKKDKKAGQKKSYNDKPPPPGRSKGVISFIGPGAKPKPGQIEANIDGMSRALLYSEKDYTITLFQGDHVMFNLLTDIVTQKIRATNIRPKTPQTFKITGEKREVGVIKSVKCDSGTIMAANQNNLPFETTENMSLTEFTIMDEVDFTVVTIKNKEKAIRVRKLKECSVTMEETMEKIVEDPTGNEKWKPVAPVEEVLLQRTVVFEDISAAQHAGTVIKVSKKQQEQGLLEALVGGTQKQLLFGAADVLTEATMCDGDKVHFNISTNRETKEERAINVEILSETFEESTEQRRTGEVVQAGDLSGTIKCHQSPQLLFFHLTEVMEEKKLNISEKVKFSVISLETAEGGNQAIRIKRLTDSVLTPVLAAVPKLRGVAAKEKKKMTIKLMRDPNDLIKGTGVKVENKDDDPTNDKPASEKSIKMKSVINILVSKPAGSGSGGKDSDSSQRRYGHRSPSLDQFGRVKKRRSTSRERKEQGGRCKYRRSRSRSRGRERNRRRSHSLERKDYNQRSGSKKRTSSKRSRSKERDGSSQRSSKNGSSPVSRSPDRMNDELERKKRELEELNELIYRKRAIVAMEKHGGVPNFFSKVKPMEKTCFDYNHGMAELPTQPKPPTDIKPKSILKKRSDHVAGPLFPMQTELPKAQPLDQRLVEQYGYDVETPYKPHSAQPPYTQTSSQKSYYERSLAGHPVPDLSAKYDPYEQTSREHLSQPSPVRQTPLDPYSSNRPPIRESQENNSNLNTQLARFLNTLNKGVDAGLLSAMVKESQEEIAGIQEDSSILQKPYCELLDCGDEDQDRDEPCTEEEPECPRRGIIGERVKNSDDYDNSRNEDRLLPHERAIQEGGGFPGILGMMSHSQLLRESERVEEEDFLYGGKAPAATEKEHCEIPGRSDRYRDNKRSCSARVPVEETREQDSREKKQHFGKIRSLLQDIGLNLDTSEVTKLADRTQERLYGTKSYKHSSSERETKHSSRRGDRHRTTDDSDSKHFRSASPFRSSQREVYLSPQDTSEYGGFLDPEEEAALERARQMQSLTRTVSVLPPTPSSQPGTSYSTTLWNCPEKTQPIAPKSWHSKGCSTNYLSSLPPGSSGPPEQISPVSSMTNTPDVPVGQQAAGVYTFTSPMGQSLDLLTALPSSTYYGQPSSPMIPFAKTQFTQQLNILNQVTISNPTRDVLSQILQVTNQSRCLKVIETVKSVSGAQQDSPRQNITIPLQIKTQSPDSAGGKPSPPPQSPETRGPPVTEDDIKAKQKKRLEQFNLRMRQKNQKRKNTRINTTGKVPKVTYANTEPRNVWICGHSLVYWAEMRAKSPEIGMQLGMDPSSVRVWWKGTQGMTWAQLLPQLDQLKIKWPKPDVVILHLGGNDLGTQSPEALMSSVKKDLTSVRSIFPQCRLVWSDILPRMSWRQTEDSEAVDNFRAVINRRVHAIIAELGGTALTHENITCCSDAGLYRPDGVHLSGKGIDTFNLNLQDFLEKWETEANNVPEIT; encoded by the exons ATGGGACGAGGTGGTGGTCGGAAGCGTGGAAAAGGCAATGGACCTCCATTTGATATGGGCCCAAGGGTGCCTGATCCATTTGACATGGGTCCAGGTTGGTGTGGGCCGCCTGCATCTTTTGGTCCTTTTCACGGTGGCCCAGGTCCACATCCTAACTTTATGGGAGATCCAATGATGCACGGCCCCATGCCACCTGATTATCACGGATATGAGCCAGGCTATGAACCAATGGGTCCAGGTGGCCCCATGGATGGATGTTTAAATGGGCCACAGATGGATGGACCAGGTATGCCCGGACTATATGATCCAATGATGTGCAATGGACCCAGACCAATGCCCCCAGGTATCCCGCCCCCTGGTATTCCTCCCCTAGATATGCCGCCCATGGTTCCGCCTCCGGTGGACAACCCTGTCTTTCCTTCACCCTGGCAAAGCGAG GCCAACCCTTACGCTGTTCCTCCATCATTGTGG CCCGTCCCGACAACCGCCTCCCCTCCGACTGAGACGACTGTAGTTCCTTATGTGTGGGGACGCTGCCGGGACTCTGAGGTTCTTCAGCTTGATCCACCCCAGACTGATGAACAGAAGACCAACGACTCAAAGAAGGACAAAAAAGCAGGACAGAAGAAGAGCTACAATGACAA GCCTCCTCCACCTGGAAGATCCAAGGGGGTCATCTCATTCATAGGG CCTGGTGCAAAGCCGAAACCTGGCCAAATAGAGGCCAACATCGACGGCATGTCAAGAGCACTGCTTTACTCGGAGAAGGACTACACCATCACTCTGTTTCAAGGGGACCATGTGATGTTCAACTTGTTGACCGACATAGTTACCCAAAAAATTAGAGCCACTAATATTCGGCCAAAGACACCACAGACTTTTAAGATCactggagagaagagggaggtg GGTGTTATAAAGAGTGTAAAGTGTGATTCTGGTACCATCATGGCAGCGAACCAGAACAACCTGCCCTTTGAAACCACTGAGAACATGAGTCTAACTGAGTTTACCATTATGGATGAGGTGGACTTTACAGTTGTCACA ATCAAAAATAAGGAGAAGGCCATCAGAGTAAGGAAACTGAAAGAGTGCTCAGTGACAATGGAAGAAACCATGGAGAAGATCGTTGAAGACCCTACAGGAAACGAGAAG TGGAAGCCAGTGGCCCCAGTGGAGGAGGTGCTGCTCCAGAGGACTGTGGTGTTTGAGGACATTAGCGCTGCGCAGCATGCAGGAACGGTCATTAAGGTCTCCAAAAAGCAGCAG GAGCAGGGCCTTTTGGAGGCATTGGTGGGTGGCACACAGAAGCAGTTATTGTTTGGAGCAGCTGACGTTCTGACTGAAGCCACCATGTGTGACGGAGACAAGGTTCACTTTAACATTTCCACCAACCGTGAGACTAAGGAGGAGCGTGCCATCAACGTGGAGATTCTCTCAGAGACGTTTGAGGAGTCAACAGAGCAACGCAGAACC GGTGAGGTGGTGCAAGCTGGGGATCTGTCTGGGACCATTAAGTGCCATCAGAGCCCCCAGCTGCTGTTCTTCCATTTGACCGAGGTCATGGAGGAGAAGAAATTGAACATCTCGGAGAAGGTGAAGTTCAGTGTCATTTCG CTTGAAACCGCTGAAGGAGGCAACCAAGCGATTAGGATCAAACGCCTTACCGACAGTGTTCTTACCCCTGTTCTTGCCGCTGTGCCCAAGCTAAGGGGCGTGGCGGCAAAGGAAAAG AAGAAGATGACCATCAAACTGATGAGAGACCCAAATGACCTCATCAAGGGCACAGGTGTCAAAGTAGAGAACAAAGATGATGATCCCAC CAACGACAAACCTGCCTCGGAGAAGTCAATCAAGATGAAATCAGTCATAAATATTCTGGTGTCAAAACCTGCTGGCTCTGGATCTGGTGGCAAAGACTCCGACAGCAGCCAGCGGAGATACGGACACAGGAGCCCCAGCCTAGACCAGTTTGGCCGAGTGAAGAAAAGGCGGAGCACAAGCAGGGAGCGCAAAGAGCAGGGTGGTAGATGCAAGTACAGGCGCAGTCGCAGCAGGAGCCGGGgcagggagaggaacaggagacgAAGCCACAGTCTGGAGAGAAAAGATTACAACCAAAGGAGCGGCAGCAAAAAGAGAACTTCCTCGAAAAGGAGCCGCAGCAAGGAGCGAGATGGAAGTAGTCAGAGGAGCTCCAAGAATGGTTCAAGCCCAGTAAGTAGATCTCCAGATAGAATGAATGATGAGCTAGAAAGAAAGAAGAGGGAACTAGAGGAGCTCAATGAGTTGATATACCGCAAGAGAGCCATAGTTGCCATGGAGAAACATGGTGGCGTTCCCAATTTCTTCTCAAAAGTGAAGCCTATGGAGAAGACCTGCTTTGACTACAATCATGGAATGGCAGAGCTTCCTACACAACCTAAACCACCAACTGACATCAAACCCAAGTCCATTCTGAAGAAACGCTCAGACCATGTTGCAGGTCCACTTTTCCCAATGCAG ACTGAACTCCCTAAAGCTCAACCTCTTGATCAAAGGCTTGTGGAACAATACGGTTATGACGTTGAGACGCCCTATAAACCACACTCTGCCCAACCACCCTACACCCAAACATCCAGTCAGAAGTCCTATTATGAACGTTCACTTGCTGGGCATCCTGTTCCTGACTTATCTGCCAAGTATGATCCATATGAGCAGACTTCTAGAGAGCACCTGTCGCAGCCTTCTCCAGTTCGCCAAACACCTCTTGACCCTTATTCTTCAAATCGACCTCCCATTCGAGAGTCTCAGGAAAATAACTCTAACCTGAACACCCAGCTCGCCCGTTTCCTCAACACCCTCAACAAAGGTGTGGATGCCGGTCTGCTGTCAGCCATGGTCAAGGAGTCTCAAGAGGAGATTGCTGGTATTCAGGAAGATAGTTCCATACTTCAAAAGCCTTATTGCGAGTTGCTTGACTGTGGGGATGAAGATCAGGACAGAGATGAGCCCTGTACAGAGGAAGAGCCAGAGTGCCCACGCAGGGGTATCATCGGGGAGCGAGTGAAGAACTCTGACGACTATGATAACTCCAGAAATGAAGACCGGCTGCTGCCTCACGAGAGAGCAATCCAGGAAGGTGGTGGCTTTCCCGGAATTCTTGGAATGATGTCCCACAGCCAGCTATTGAGAGAATCTGAACGTGTGGAAGAAGAGGACTTCCTCTATGGGGGTAAAGCCCCTGCAGCGACTGAGAAAGAGCACTGTGAGATACCTGGGCGGTCAGACAGGTACAGGGATAACAAGAGGTCCTGCTCAGCCAGAGTCCCGGTGGAGGAGACCAGGGAGCAGGATAGTCGGGAAAAGAAGCAGCACTTCGGCAAGATCAGGAGCCTGCTCCAGGACATTGGCTTGAATCTGGACACCTCGGAGGTCACCAAGCTGGCAGACAGGACCCAGGAGCGCCTCTACGGGACAAAGTCATATAAACACtcatcctcagagagagagacgaagcaCTCATCTAGGCGGGGAGATCGGCACCGCACCACCGACGACTCTGATTCCAAACACTTCCGGTCAGCCTCGCCATTCAGGTCTTCCCAGCGGGAGGTGTACCTCAGCCCCCAAGACACCTCGGAATATGGAGGTTTCCTTGACCCGGAAGAGGAGGCGGCCTTAGAGAGGGCCAGGCAGATGCAGAGCCTCACCAGGACAGTGAGCGTCttgccccccaccccctcctcacaGCCTGGCACCTCCTATTCCACCACACTGTGGAACTGTCCTGAGAAGACCCAGCCCATCGCGCCTAAGAGTTGGCATAGCAAGGGTTGTAGTACCAACTATCTCTCATCACTGCCACCCGGTTCCTCAGGTCCCCCCGAACAGATTTCCCCAGTTTCATCCATGACAAACACGCCTGATGTTCCAGTTGGTCAACAAGCAGCCGGGGTGTATACTTTTACTTCACCTATGGGACAATCCCTTGACCTACTCACTGCCTTGCCCTCCTCCACTTATTATGGGCAGCCTAGTTCCCCCATGATACCGTTTGCAAAGACTCAGTTTACACAACAATTAAATATATTGAATCAAGTGACTATATCAAATCCTACAAGGGATGTCTTGAGTCAAATCCTCCAAGTCACCAACCAGTCTAGATGCCTCAAGGTGATTGAAACAGTCAAAAGTGTGTCTGGTGCACAGCAGGATTCACCAAGACAAAATATCACCATACCTCTCCAGATCAAAACACAAAGCCCTGATTCTGCAGGTGGAaagccctctcctccccctcaatCACCAGAGACTCGGGGTCCACCTGTGACAGAAGACGATATCAAGGCCAAACAGAAGAAAAGG CTGGAGCAGTTTAACCTGCGGATGAGACAGAAGAATCAGAAGAGGAAGAACACTAGGATAAACACAACAG GAAAAGTTCCCAAAGTTACCTATGCCAACACTGAGCCTAGGAACGTGTGGATCTGTGGACACTCGCTTGTATATTGGGCAGAGATGAGGGCCAAGTCGCCTGAGATTGGCATGCAGTTGGGCATGGACCCCAGCAGTGTGCGGGTGTGGTGGAAGGGCACACAGGGCATGACGTGGGCCCAGCTGCTTCCCCAGTTAGACCAACTGAAGATCAAGTGGCCCAAACCGGACGTGGTCATCCTGCACCTGGGTGGTAACGATCTGGGTACCCAAAGCCCTGAGGCCCTTATGTCGTCTGTGAAGAAGGACCTGACCTCCGTGAGAAGCATTTTCCCACAATGCCGGTTGGTCTGGTCCGACATCTTGCCCCGGATGTCGTGGAGGCAAACGGAGGACAGCGAAGCAGTGGACAATTTTAGGGCCGTCATCAACAGAAGAGTTCACGCCATCATCGCAGAGCTAGGTGGCACTGCTCTGACCCATGAAAACATCACGTGTTGCTCAGACGCAGGCCTGTACAGGCCAGATGGGGTTCATCTGTCTGGTAAAGGTATTGATACTTTCAACTTGAACCTGCAGGACTTTTTGGAGAAGTGGGAGACCGAGGCAAACAATGTTCCTGAAATTACTTAA
- the si:dkeyp-121d4.3 gene encoding uncharacterized protein si:dkeyp-121d4.3 isoform X2: MGRGGGRKRGKGNGPPFDMGPRVPDPFDMGPGWCGPPASFGPFHGGPGPHPNFMGDPMMHGPMPPDYHGYEPGYEPMGPGGPMDGCLNGPQMDGPGMPGLYDPMMCNGPRPMPPGIPPPGIPPLDMPPMVPPPVDNPVFPSPWQSEANPYAVPPSLWPVPTTASPPTETTVVPYVWGRCRDSEVLQLDPPQTDEQKTNDSKKDKKAGQKKSYNDKPPPPGRSKGVISFIGPTYGYIERDDLNKYSFTFDAFLGVPKNMIPGVRVHFTAYKEKAGEYATGVSVPPGGTEEIDSTIIEGFVCNVILEQQPGAKPKPGQIEANIDGMSRALLYSEKDYTITLFQGDHVMFNLLTDIVTQKIRATNIRPKTPQTFKITGEKREVGVIKSVKCDSGTIMAANQNNLPFETTENMSLTEFTIMDEVDFTVVTIKNKEKAIRVRKLKECSVTMEETMEKIVEDPTGNEKWKPVAPVEEVLLQRTVVFEDISAAQHAGTVIKVSKKQQEQGLLEALVGGTQKQLLFGAADVLTEATMCDGDKVHFNISTNRETKEERAINVEILSETFEESTEQRRTGEVVQAGDLSGTIKCHQSPQLLFFHLTEVMEEKKLNISEKVKFSVISLETAEGGNQAIRIKRLTDSVLTPVLAAVPKLRGVAAKEKKKMTIKLMRDPNDLIKGTGVKVENKDDDPTNDKPASEKSIKMKSVINILVSKPAGSGSGGKDSDSSQRRYGHRSPSLDQFGRVKKRRSTSRERKEQGGRCKYRRSRSRSRGRERNRRRSHSLERKDYNQRSGSKKRTSSKRSRSKERDGSSQRSSKNGSSPVSRSPDRMNDELERKKRELEELNELIYRKRAIVAMEKHGGVPNFFSKVKPMEKTCFDYNHGMAELPTQPKPPTDIKPKSILKKRSDHVAGPLFPMQTELPKAQPLDQRLVEQYGYDVETPYKPHSAQPPYTQTSSQKSYYERSLAGHPVPDLSAKYDPYEQTSREHLSQPSPVRQTPLDPYSSNRPPIRESQENNSNLNTQLARFLNTLNKGVDAGLLSAMVKESQEEIAGIQEDSSILQKPYCELLDCGDEDQDRDEPCTEEEPECPRRGIIGERVKNSDDYDNSRNEDRLLPHERAIQEGGGFPGILGMMSHSQLLRESERVEEEDFLYGGKAPAATEKEHCEIPGRSDRYRDNKRSCSARVPVEETREQDSREKKQHFGKIRSLLQDIGLNLDTSEVTKLADRTQERLYGTKSYKHSSSERETKHSSRRGDRHRTTDDSDSKHFRSASPFRSSQREVYLSPQDTSEYGGFLDPEEEAALERARQMQSLTRTVSVLPPTPSSQPGTSYSTTLWNCPEKTQPIAPKSWHSKGCSTNYLSSLPPGSSGPPEQISPVSSMTNTPDVPVGQQAAGVYTFTSPMGQSLDLLTALPSSTYYGQPSSPMIPFAKTQFTQQLNILNQVTISNPTRDVLSQILQVTNQSRCLKVIETVKSVSGAQQDSPRQNITIPLQIKTQSPDSAGGKPSPPPQSPETRGPPVTEDDIKAKQKKRLEQFNLRMRQKNQKRKNTRINTTGKVPKVTYANTEPRNVWICGHSLVYWAEMRAKSPEIGMQLGMDPSSVRVWWKGTQGMTWAQLLPQLDQLKIKWPKPDVVILHLGGNDLGTQSPEALMSSVKKDLTSVRSIFPQCRLVWSDILPRMSWRQTEDSEAVDNFRAVINRRVHAIIAELGGTALTHENITCCSDAGLYRPDGVHLSGKGIDTFNLNLQDFLEKWETEANNVPEIT, encoded by the exons ATGGGACGAGGTGGTGGTCGGAAGCGTGGAAAAGGCAATGGACCTCCATTTGATATGGGCCCAAGGGTGCCTGATCCATTTGACATGGGTCCAGGTTGGTGTGGGCCGCCTGCATCTTTTGGTCCTTTTCACGGTGGCCCAGGTCCACATCCTAACTTTATGGGAGATCCAATGATGCACGGCCCCATGCCACCTGATTATCACGGATATGAGCCAGGCTATGAACCAATGGGTCCAGGTGGCCCCATGGATGGATGTTTAAATGGGCCACAGATGGATGGACCAGGTATGCCCGGACTATATGATCCAATGATGTGCAATGGACCCAGACCAATGCCCCCAGGTATCCCGCCCCCTGGTATTCCTCCCCTAGATATGCCGCCCATGGTTCCGCCTCCGGTGGACAACCCTGTCTTTCCTTCACCCTGGCAAAGCGAG GCCAACCCTTACGCTGTTCCTCCATCATTGTGG CCCGTCCCGACAACCGCCTCCCCTCCGACTGAGACGACTGTAGTTCCTTATGTGTGGGGACGCTGCCGGGACTCTGAGGTTCTTCAGCTTGATCCACCCCAGACTGATGAACAGAAGACCAACGACTCAAAGAAGGACAAAAAAGCAGGACAGAAGAAGAGCTACAATGACAA GCCTCCTCCACCTGGAAGATCCAAGGGGGTCATCTCATTCATAGGG CCAACTTATGGCTACATCGAAAGAGACGATCTCAATAAATATTCCTTCACTTTTGATGCTTTTCTCGGAGTCCCCAAGAACATGATACCTGGGGTCAGGGTGCATTTTACAGCCTACAAGGAGAAG GCCGGGGAGTATGCCACTGGTGTGTCTGTACCTCCAGGGGGTACTGAGGAGATTGACTCCACCATTATTGAAGGTTTTGTCTGCAATGTTATACTGGAGCAGCAG CCTGGTGCAAAGCCGAAACCTGGCCAAATAGAGGCCAACATCGACGGCATGTCAAGAGCACTGCTTTACTCGGAGAAGGACTACACCATCACTCTGTTTCAAGGGGACCATGTGATGTTCAACTTGTTGACCGACATAGTTACCCAAAAAATTAGAGCCACTAATATTCGGCCAAAGACACCACAGACTTTTAAGATCactggagagaagagggaggtg GGTGTTATAAAGAGTGTAAAGTGTGATTCTGGTACCATCATGGCAGCGAACCAGAACAACCTGCCCTTTGAAACCACTGAGAACATGAGTCTAACTGAGTTTACCATTATGGATGAGGTGGACTTTACAGTTGTCACA ATCAAAAATAAGGAGAAGGCCATCAGAGTAAGGAAACTGAAAGAGTGCTCAGTGACAATGGAAGAAACCATGGAGAAGATCGTTGAAGACCCTACAGGAAACGAGAAG TGGAAGCCAGTGGCCCCAGTGGAGGAGGTGCTGCTCCAGAGGACTGTGGTGTTTGAGGACATTAGCGCTGCGCAGCATGCAGGAACGGTCATTAAGGTCTCCAAAAAGCAGCAG GAGCAGGGCCTTTTGGAGGCATTGGTGGGTGGCACACAGAAGCAGTTATTGTTTGGAGCAGCTGACGTTCTGACTGAAGCCACCATGTGTGACGGAGACAAGGTTCACTTTAACATTTCCACCAACCGTGAGACTAAGGAGGAGCGTGCCATCAACGTGGAGATTCTCTCAGAGACGTTTGAGGAGTCAACAGAGCAACGCAGAACC GGTGAGGTGGTGCAAGCTGGGGATCTGTCTGGGACCATTAAGTGCCATCAGAGCCCCCAGCTGCTGTTCTTCCATTTGACCGAGGTCATGGAGGAGAAGAAATTGAACATCTCGGAGAAGGTGAAGTTCAGTGTCATTTCG CTTGAAACCGCTGAAGGAGGCAACCAAGCGATTAGGATCAAACGCCTTACCGACAGTGTTCTTACCCCTGTTCTTGCCGCTGTGCCCAAGCTAAGGGGCGTGGCGGCAAAGGAAAAG AAGAAGATGACCATCAAACTGATGAGAGACCCAAATGACCTCATCAAGGGCACAGGTGTCAAAGTAGAGAACAAAGATGATGATCCCAC CAACGACAAACCTGCCTCGGAGAAGTCAATCAAGATGAAATCAGTCATAAATATTCTGGTGTCAAAACCTGCTGGCTCTGGATCTGGTGGCAAAGACTCCGACAGCAGCCAGCGGAGATACGGACACAGGAGCCCCAGCCTAGACCAGTTTGGCCGAGTGAAGAAAAGGCGGAGCACAAGCAGGGAGCGCAAAGAGCAGGGTGGTAGATGCAAGTACAGGCGCAGTCGCAGCAGGAGCCGGGgcagggagaggaacaggagacgAAGCCACAGTCTGGAGAGAAAAGATTACAACCAAAGGAGCGGCAGCAAAAAGAGAACTTCCTCGAAAAGGAGCCGCAGCAAGGAGCGAGATGGAAGTAGTCAGAGGAGCTCCAAGAATGGTTCAAGCCCAGTAAGTAGATCTCCAGATAGAATGAATGATGAGCTAGAAAGAAAGAAGAGGGAACTAGAGGAGCTCAATGAGTTGATATACCGCAAGAGAGCCATAGTTGCCATGGAGAAACATGGTGGCGTTCCCAATTTCTTCTCAAAAGTGAAGCCTATGGAGAAGACCTGCTTTGACTACAATCATGGAATGGCAGAGCTTCCTACACAACCTAAACCACCAACTGACATCAAACCCAAGTCCATTCTGAAGAAACGCTCAGACCATGTTGCAGGTCCACTTTTCCCAATGCAG ACTGAACTCCCTAAAGCTCAACCTCTTGATCAAAGGCTTGTGGAACAATACGGTTATGACGTTGAGACGCCCTATAAACCACACTCTGCCCAACCACCCTACACCCAAACATCCAGTCAGAAGTCCTATTATGAACGTTCACTTGCTGGGCATCCTGTTCCTGACTTATCTGCCAAGTATGATCCATATGAGCAGACTTCTAGAGAGCACCTGTCGCAGCCTTCTCCAGTTCGCCAAACACCTCTTGACCCTTATTCTTCAAATCGACCTCCCATTCGAGAGTCTCAGGAAAATAACTCTAACCTGAACACCCAGCTCGCCCGTTTCCTCAACACCCTCAACAAAGGTGTGGATGCCGGTCTGCTGTCAGCCATGGTCAAGGAGTCTCAAGAGGAGATTGCTGGTATTCAGGAAGATAGTTCCATACTTCAAAAGCCTTATTGCGAGTTGCTTGACTGTGGGGATGAAGATCAGGACAGAGATGAGCCCTGTACAGAGGAAGAGCCAGAGTGCCCACGCAGGGGTATCATCGGGGAGCGAGTGAAGAACTCTGACGACTATGATAACTCCAGAAATGAAGACCGGCTGCTGCCTCACGAGAGAGCAATCCAGGAAGGTGGTGGCTTTCCCGGAATTCTTGGAATGATGTCCCACAGCCAGCTATTGAGAGAATCTGAACGTGTGGAAGAAGAGGACTTCCTCTATGGGGGTAAAGCCCCTGCAGCGACTGAGAAAGAGCACTGTGAGATACCTGGGCGGTCAGACAGGTACAGGGATAACAAGAGGTCCTGCTCAGCCAGAGTCCCGGTGGAGGAGACCAGGGAGCAGGATAGTCGGGAAAAGAAGCAGCACTTCGGCAAGATCAGGAGCCTGCTCCAGGACATTGGCTTGAATCTGGACACCTCGGAGGTCACCAAGCTGGCAGACAGGACCCAGGAGCGCCTCTACGGGACAAAGTCATATAAACACtcatcctcagagagagagacgaagcaCTCATCTAGGCGGGGAGATCGGCACCGCACCACCGACGACTCTGATTCCAAACACTTCCGGTCAGCCTCGCCATTCAGGTCTTCCCAGCGGGAGGTGTACCTCAGCCCCCAAGACACCTCGGAATATGGAGGTTTCCTTGACCCGGAAGAGGAGGCGGCCTTAGAGAGGGCCAGGCAGATGCAGAGCCTCACCAGGACAGTGAGCGTCttgccccccaccccctcctcacaGCCTGGCACCTCCTATTCCACCACACTGTGGAACTGTCCTGAGAAGACCCAGCCCATCGCGCCTAAGAGTTGGCATAGCAAGGGTTGTAGTACCAACTATCTCTCATCACTGCCACCCGGTTCCTCAGGTCCCCCCGAACAGATTTCCCCAGTTTCATCCATGACAAACACGCCTGATGTTCCAGTTGGTCAACAAGCAGCCGGGGTGTATACTTTTACTTCACCTATGGGACAATCCCTTGACCTACTCACTGCCTTGCCCTCCTCCACTTATTATGGGCAGCCTAGTTCCCCCATGATACCGTTTGCAAAGACTCAGTTTACACAACAATTAAATATATTGAATCAAGTGACTATATCAAATCCTACAAGGGATGTCTTGAGTCAAATCCTCCAAGTCACCAACCAGTCTAGATGCCTCAAGGTGATTGAAACAGTCAAAAGTGTGTCTGGTGCACAGCAGGATTCACCAAGACAAAATATCACCATACCTCTCCAGATCAAAACACAAAGCCCTGATTCTGCAGGTGGAaagccctctcctccccctcaatCACCAGAGACTCGGGGTCCACCTGTGACAGAAGACGATATCAAGGCCAAACAGAAGAAAAGG CTGGAGCAGTTTAACCTGCGGATGAGACAGAAGAATCAGAAGAGGAAGAACACTAGGATAAACACAACAG GAAAAGTTCCCAAAGTTACCTATGCCAACACTGAGCCTAGGAACGTGTGGATCTGTGGACACTCGCTTGTATATTGGGCAGAGATGAGGGCCAAGTCGCCTGAGATTGGCATGCAGTTGGGCATGGACCCCAGCAGTGTGCGGGTGTGGTGGAAGGGCACACAGGGCATGACGTGGGCCCAGCTGCTTCCCCAGTTAGACCAACTGAAGATCAAGTGGCCCAAACCGGACGTGGTCATCCTGCACCTGGGTGGTAACGATCTGGGTACCCAAAGCCCTGAGGCCCTTATGTCGTCTGTGAAGAAGGACCTGACCTCCGTGAGAAGCATTTTCCCACAATGCCGGTTGGTCTGGTCCGACATCTTGCCCCGGATGTCGTGGAGGCAAACGGAGGACAGCGAAGCAGTGGACAATTTTAGGGCCGTCATCAACAGAAGAGTTCACGCCATCATCGCAGAGCTAGGTGGCACTGCTCTGACCCATGAAAACATCACGTGTTGCTCAGACGCAGGCCTGTACAGGCCAGATGGGGTTCATCTGTCTGGTAAAGGTATTGATACTTTCAACTTGAACCTGCAGGACTTTTTGGAGAAGTGGGAGACCGAGGCAAACAATGTTCCTGAAATTACTTAA